ACTCATGAGACAGAAGTATCCGGCCAGGGCGCAGACCGCCCCGGTGGTCAGCAACAGGTCCAGAACACGGAAATACGACCTGTCCAGGAAACTGTTACGATGTCCCCAGATCAGCACGCCCAATGCGCCGACGATCACCAGCGAGGCTAGGCATGCCGCGAAGCCCCACATCAGCGGAGCCTCTTTCAGCAGGGATTCCAGCATGCCGCTTCGAAAGGCGCCATCCGTCATCAGCTTGATGAGGTTGACGCAAATGGTCATCACCGCGTCCATGGTGAATTGGATGTCCGCGCCGAACGCGGTCGTCACGGGGTCGTGACCGAAGAGGAGCTTGCCGTGCTCTGCCCGCGCCCAGCGGCCGAAGGCATAAAGGGCGATGACGACAACACTGGAAATTTTTAGAATCTTCACGAAGCGTTGGCTGGGCGTGACGGCAGCGTCTTGGCGCGACGTGTGGTGGGAGTCGTTGTGCATGCTTGGGTTCCTCGTCCGGCGTTTATTCGCGATATTTGAAAGGGATAGTGGCGGAATATTCAGGGTATTAGAGACCAGAAAATGTAGGAAAGGCCGATTTGATGAGTTGTGTCATGAGAAGTGCCCCGGTTGCGGTGAACGGGGGAGGCTTGGGCGTATGGGCGAACCGTGCCTAGCCGCCTCCGTGCATTCGTGTGCGTATTCGGACGGTCGCGCCGGGCCCGGAACGCTGGTTCGAGCCCGGCGCGGCGTTCGCTTACGCCTGGTTGGACATGGTCCTCCAGTCGTCGCTTTCGGACGTGCTGGCGATTTCATGGGTTTTGATGATCTTGCGGTAGGTCATGTAGACATCCTCGAGATGGGTGAAGTGGGCTTTCCCGGGATCTTGGCAATTGGGCATGTAGGCCTGGATGTCCACGATGATGGCGTCTTCAAGCTGGATGGTGAAGTAGTGCTCCATGGTTCCCGATGCCGAGGTGCGGTAGAACTTCATCTCGACCTTGGGAAGGCGCTCGCCGCTGACCAGGGAGCGGAAGAGCAAAGGCGATGCCTTGTCCATGATCTTGGTGATCTTGAGGGGCTTATGCACGCGCTGCCCAGTTGGCTGGCCGGATTGAGGATCGCGGGGGAGGATGATCTGGTGTTCGAAGGCTTCCACGAGGCTTTCATCCTCGTGGCCCTCTTGAAAGATGTTGCCGACAGAAGCCTCGGTGAAGTTTCCGGCGGTAATGAGGCCCTGACGCTCTCCGGTGATACTGATGTAGGCGGGTACTGGCATGACATTCTCCACGTTAAAGATTGATAATGCCAGTAGGTAAGGCAACATCCGTGCCTGATAAATAATATGTTAAATATTAAATAGTTAGTCGCTATTTGCATGTTTAATTTGGCAAGATTTTGCTTGTACTTCATTATAAAAGCAGTTTGTTTGTGAAATCCTTAAATTTCAAGAAGTTGCCTTGGCAAGATGTTGCCTGGGTTCTTGGTTGGTTCTTTTTGATTTGTTTCTAACTATATAAAATAATGAAATAAAATTTTGGTGATAATTTGCTGAATGAGGTTGGATTGGTTGTGAGTTCCTGGAAATTTGAGTGAGCAAATCTATAAACGCATATTAAATGTATTTTGACTGCAATGGAGCACTTCCGCATGTTTTGAATAAATTTGCTTGATCTAATTATTTAAAAAGCGATCATTTGTTAATAATATTTTTTTAACATGTAGAATTATAGATTTTTAATCTAAAAAGCTAATAAATATGAATGTAAAGAG
This sequence is a window from Desulfomicrobium apsheronum. Protein-coding genes within it:
- a CDS encoding Hcp family type VI secretion system effector; this translates as MPVPAYISITGERQGLITAGNFTEASVGNIFQEGHEDESLVEAFEHQIILPRDPQSGQPTGQRVHKPLKITKIMDKASPLLFRSLVSGERLPKVEMKFYRTSASGTMEHYFTIQLEDAIIVDIQAYMPNCQDPGKAHFTHLEDVYMTYRKIIKTHEIASTSESDDWRTMSNQA